The nucleotide window CATCGGCGCATGTCAACAAAGAAGGAAAATCCACGAATCCTAATTCTTGGTGGTGCACTTGAATATCAGCGTGTATCGAATTTGCTTTCAAGTTTTGATACTTTACTGCAGCAGGTACTACCCACGATTATGCTTTCATGCATAAATTGTAAAACCAAAGTGCATTGAGAGTGTGGTATAGATTGATCGTTGCTGATGGCAATCATTTTCATGCCTTTTTGTATTCCAGGAAACGGATTATCTGAAAATGGCAGTTGTAAAGATCAAAGCGCACCAACCAAGTGTTGTATTGGTAGAGAAATCTGTGTCTCGTTATGCTCAGGATTTGTTTCTGGAGAAAAACATTTCACTTGTTTTGAATATCAAAAGGCCACTTCTGGAACGGATATCCCGTTGCACTGGTGCTCAGATAGTTCCCTCGATTGATTACCTGTCATCCCAAAAGCTCGGGAATTGTGACTTATTCCATGTGGAGAAGTATGTTGAAGAGCATGGGACTGCTGGAGAAGGTgggaagaaaatgctgaagaccCTTATGTTTTTTGAAGGCTGTCCAAAGCCCTTGGGTTTTACAGTAAGTGTTCTGTTGTTGACTTAGTTATAACACTTGGGGTCCTGTCTAACTATATCTAATTCTGCAGATCTTGCTAAAAGGAGCTAATGGGGATGAGTTGAAAAAAGTGAAGCATGTTGTGCAATATGGAGTCTTCGCAGCCTATCACTTGGCTCTTGAAACATCTTTTCTTGTAGATGAAGGTGCAACCTTGCCAGAACTCCCTCTTAAGTCGCCGATTATTGTTGCTTTGCCGGACAAACCTTCCAGTGCTGATAGATCCATTTCAAAGATACCTATTTTGCAAATGCCTACTATTTCATCACCCAACAACAACCTGCAAGCATTTGATATTCAAAAGGATGACTTTACATCCAATGGTTTTAGAATGATGGACCAAATGGCTGCAGCATCCTTCCCTGATAACAAATGCTGGAAAAGATTGGGAGTTGGTTCTACCCAAGCATCATCAGTTCAAATCAATGACCAAATTGGAGACATTGACTGTTTGCTTGGTATGGACCCTCAATCATATAATGATCCTCTGGTTCAGCAGTCGAGAATTTCATTCTGCCAGTGTCCTGCTTGTACTAGAGATGTTGACAGCAAAATGAAATTTGAAGAACTCCAGCCTGAAACTAATGGCCTGAGTGTGTTGCCTGCTCATCCTGCAAATTTGGTGGCTGCTGAAAGTGATCTTTCATTTGCCCATAATGCCAACAATGGTGCCAAGGTAGCGGCTAAGCCATTTGCTCCTCTCAACTTACAAGTTTCTTATAATAATGGCAGTTCAAATGACAGTTCAATAGTAAAAAGGGATGAAATTCCAGCATCCCCTGCAGACAACCAGAGTATATTAGTTTCTCTGTCCTCGCGTTGTGTTTGGAAAGAAGCTATATGTGAGCGGCCTCACCTTCTTCGCATAAAATATTATGGTAACTTTGACAAACCTTTAGGCAGGTTTTTGCGTGACGAGCTATTTGATCAGGTTAGACCAAGGTCTTTGATAAACTATACTTGTTTCATAATTTTTATATTTTACATAACTTCTACATTTTGTTTTAGAGCAATTGTTGTCTCTCTTGTGAGCTGGCACCAGAGGCCCATGTTTATTGCTATGTTCACCCCCAAGGCAGCTTAACAATATCAGTGCGGAAACTCATAGTGAAGTTACCTGGTGAACATGATGGTAAAATCTGGATGTGGCATAGATGCTTACGCTGTCCGCACGATAAAGGGCTCCCTCCAGCAACTAAAAGAGTAGTGATGTCTGATGCTGCCTGGGGCTTATCTTTTGGTAAATTTTTGGAACTTAGTTTTTCAAATCATGCAGCAGCAAGTAGGGTAGCCAGCTGTGGTCATTCTCTTCACAGGGACTGCCTTCGTTTTTATGGGTATATCCTCATCTCCATTCCACTTTATCAATTTGGCAAAAATCGTGTCTTAAATGTTTGCATTTCAGTTTCGGTGAAATGGTTGCTTGCTTCAGATACGCATCAATCAAGGTTCACTCAGTCTATTTGCCTCCGCCGAAACTTGATTTTACTTCCCAGCATCAGGAATGGGTAGAGCAAGAAGCAAATGAGGTAGTAAGTTTAATTTTATTAGCTCACTTGCGAGGTAATTACTGTGTGATGCTAATAGTCAAATGTCTCAGGTGGTTGATTCAGCTGAACTCCTGTTCACTGAAGTACTGAATGCACTCCATCAAATTTCAGAGAAAAGGCCAATTACAGGCTCTTTTGATGGCAACATGAAGATCCTTGAGTTAAGACAAAACATAGTAGAGTTGGAAGATATCCTACAAGCAGAGAAGGTTGATTTCACGgtaaatttgttttactatttttATCTAGTGATTTGTTAAGAAACCATTGTCACACTTAAAGCTCTGTAAAAAAAAGCTAAACTGAATGTAGTATTCTGATTATTGGAGCATTCACTTTCAGGAGTCACTAAAGAATCTACTGAAAAAGGAAATCAGAAAGGGGCAGTTATTCATTGATATTCTTGAAGTTAACAAACTAAGGAGGCAGCTACTATTTCTTTGTTACTTGTGGGATCAACGCCTAAGTTTCATAGCAACCTCAGGTGGCAAGTATTGCGCTGCTCTGGGAAGTCTACGAGTTGGAAGTAATAATTCTGAAATCAATGACCGATCAGCTGATACCAATACAAACACAAAGTTGGAGAAGAACTCAAAGGGCACCGATTCAAATGCACTTCACGCTGGTGATGAAGGGACCAACCAGCATGATCAATCTAATGAAACTTGCTCAAGAAATACTGAAGAGTTGAATGGTGCTGAAGATACAATAGTTGAAATAAATCATGCTAATAGCGCTAATGTCAGGGATCATTTAGATCATCAAGGATCGATTATCGGCATTCGTAGGGTTTCTTCTGAAGGTCAGTTCCCAGTAGCTACTGACATTTCAGATAAACTGGATGCAAAATGGAGAGGTGAGGATGGACCTGCTCCTGATGCAAGCCTGGTGAAACCACTAGCTCTGTTAGAAGGTACAGCTGCTGATGTGAAAAAACAAGCAAAGGCAGTACCACACCACACTTCTGCATCTGTCAGGTCTGGGGATACAGTAGAAGACTTGCTAAGCTGCCTTAAAATGCCATACATGACATTTTATAATTCATTGAACACAAACTCTGGCACAGCACCGACATTCGGAACCTTGGCCGGCTACAATCCTGTATACATTTCATTGTTTCGCGATCTATCACAGCAAGGTGGAGCAAGACTTTTTCTGCCAACTGGAGCTAATGATGTTGTTATCCCGGTATTTGATGATGAACCGACTAGTATTATTTCTTATGCACTTGTTTCACCTGTGTATTACTTTCAAATGTCAGTTGAGAGCAATCAAAATAAAGACAGTGCAGATTCTACACTTTCGTTGCCTGTTTATGATTCAGGAAATTTTAACCTGTTCCATTTATTTGAGGATTTTGGATCCTCTGATGATTTTGCTGCATCGATATCTTCCAGTAGAGGGTCCTTTGCTCCTGATCTACTGCACTCCAGAGTTTCTTTTCAAGATGGTGGGCCACTTGGGAAAGTTAAATACACTGTGACATGCTATTATGCAAAAAGCTTTGAAGAACTCAGAAGGTTTTGTTGTCCATCGGAGCTTGATTATTTAAGATCTATCAGTCGATGCAAGAAATGGGGAGCACAAGGTGGCAAAAGTAATGTGTTCTTTGCAAAATCCCTGGATGATAGATTTATTATAAAGCAGGTCACAAAAACAGAGCTTGAATCATTCCTTCAGTTCGGCCCAGATTATTTTAAGTATTTGTCAGAGTCCATAAGCACTGGAAGCCCTACATGCCTTGCAAAGATTCTGGGAATCTATCAGGTATGTTCGTATCACCTTTAATCTCCTGTTTATATATGTTTATTACAGTGGTATTCCACATTAAGTATGGGGAAGAAACTTCTTGTAAGATTAATGGCAATGGTCACTAAGTGGAATTTTGCTTCGAAACAATGTTGTTTCTATCGGGCATGACAAATTGCAGTCTTTCAAGTGAAGCCAAATATTGGAGTACTTCATTTAGGGTAGAGGTACAAATAATAGTTTTTCTATGTATGCAAGTTATCTTTCCTACTTCTAAAGATTTGAGTTGGTGGTGAGTTCACTCACCCTCCATCTCCTACCTGTGGGACCCACCGCATTAAAATAATAACAATCTCCAACAGGccagctggcttgctgcattaaaaAAACTTCCTCTGGACCGCTGCTCTCCCCAATCGTCATCTTCTGTCCAATCAAAGACGCTCCGCCACCACCATCCACCTGTGCACAGCAGCGACGGCTGCTTCCCTAGAACAATTCCACAGGTCAGGTTGGGCACAAGCCAGAATCGGATTGAGCAGCCAAAATCTCACCGACGACGGGCAGGGCCGGGGCTCAGCTCGGTGCTATGGCAAACC belongs to Triticum urartu cultivar G1812 chromosome 7, Tu2.1, whole genome shotgun sequence and includes:
- the LOC125520364 gene encoding 1-phosphatidylinositol-3-phosphate 5-kinase FAB1B-like isoform X3 yields the protein MGSSEGRLVELLGAVKSRMPRRGEHSPPPAPKAAAAADVPQAQPHDLSRDFWMPDQSCRVCYDCDAQFTILNRRHHCRHCGRVFCARCTANSVPRSLGDAAREDIERIRVCNYCFKRWLEEEAAARRDVAQPSSPSPSATSAGSEKSCSTGRSSTVTNGQLLSYANASCTHSASRSVSSEGNCGELDASLELQHAVMEPDGAVEHAAYVDNSPDPFNFCLNRSDDEDDDYTIFRSDSEVHHLQNSDEYNGPMCFDDHQVVCNDAAKDSASPRKDTETLVNSEGMDKTGDHIIDNAEECNARSSSLYGMEVLENELVDFENNSSLWLPPEAEDEEDDHDGAPCDDDEGEDATGEWGYLRSNSFSSGHCRSRDKSAEEHKKAMKDIVDGHFRALVAQLLQAEKIELGDKIGNESWLDIVTSLSWEAASLLRPDTSKGGRMDPGGYVKVKCLACGRPSDSYKKKGSPVHVAPACTGSREGSDHFGSIVRSLSLHFCKRLFPGLEPVTSWSQGSSFTTAPRQQLFNLVVRGVVCKKNVAHRRMSTKKENPRILILGGALEYQRVSNLLSSFDTLLQQETDYLKMAVVKIKAHQPSVVLVEKSVSRYAQDLFLEKNISLVLNIKRPLLERISRCTGAQIVPSIDYLSSQKLGNCDLFHVEKYVEEHGTAGEGGKKMLKTLMFFEGCPKPLGFTILLKGANGDELKKVKHVVQYGVFAAYHLALETSFLVDEGATLPELPLKSPIIVALPDKPSSADRSISKIPILQMPTISSPNNNLQAFDIQKDDFTSNGFRMMDQMAAASFPDNKCWKRLGVGSTQASSVQINDQIGDIDCLLGMDPQSYNDPLVQQSRISFCQCPACTRDVDSKMKFEELQPETNGLSVLPAHPANLVAAESDLSFAHNANNGAKVAAKPFAPLNLQVSYNNGSSNDSSIVKRDEIPASPADNQSILVSLSSRCVWKEAICERPHLLRIKYYGNFDKPLGRFLRDELFDQSNCCLSCELAPEAHVYCYVHPQGSLTISVRKLIVKLPGEHDGKIWMWHRCLRCPHDKGLPPATKRVVMSDAAWGLSFGKFLELSFSNHAAASRVASCGHSLHRDCLRFYGYASIKVHSVYLPPPKLDFTSQHQEWVEQEANEVVDSAELLFTEVLNALHQISEKRPITGSFDGNMKILELRQNIVELEDILQAEKVDFTESLKNLLKKEIRKGQLFIDILEVNKLRRQLLFLCYLWDQRLSFIATSGGKYCAALGSLRVGSNNSEINDRSADTNTNTKLEKNSKGTDSNALHAGDEGTNQHDQSNETCSRNTEELNGAEDTIVEINHANSANVRDHLDHQGSIIGIRRVSSEGQFPVATDISDKLDAKWRGEDGPAPDASLVKPLALLEGTAADVKKQAKAVPHHTSASVRSGDTVEDLLSCLKMPYMTFYNSLNTNSGTAPTFGTLAGYNPVYISLFRDLSQQGGARLFLPTGANDVVIPVFDDEPTSIISYALVSPVYYFQMSVESNQNKDSADSTLSLPVYDSGNFNLFHLFEDFGSSDDFAASISSSRGSFAPDLLHSRVSFQDGGPLGKVKYTVTCYYAKSFEELRRFCCPSELDYLRSISRCKKWGAQGGKSNVFFAKSLDDRFIIKQVTKTELESFLQFGPDYFKYLSESISTGSPTCLAKILGIYQVTIKHLKGGKESKMDLLVMENLLFGRNITRLYDLKGSSRSRYNADSSSNKVLLDQNLIEAMPTSPIFVGNKAKRLLERAVWNDTSFLAGIDVMDYSLLVGVDEEKHELVLGIIDFMRQYTWDKHLETWVKSSGILGGPKNAAPTVVSPMQYKKRFRKAMSAYFIVIPEQWMPAIINPNPSSNICEDDSQNALPE
- the LOC125520364 gene encoding 1-phosphatidylinositol-3-phosphate 5-kinase FAB1B-like isoform X2 codes for the protein MGSSEGRLVELLGAVKSRMPRRGEHSPPPAPKAAAAADVPQAQPHDLSRDFWMPDQSCRVCYDCDAQFTILNRRHHCRHCGRVFCARCTANSVPRSLGDAAREDIERIRVCNYCFKRWLEEEAAARRDVAQPSSPSPSATSAGSEKSCSTGRSSTVTNGQLLSYANASCTHSASRSVSSEGNCGELDASLELQHAVMEPDGAVEHAAYVDNSPDPFNFCLNRSDDEDDDYTIFRSDSEVHHLQNSDEYNGPMCFDDHQVVCNDAAKDSASPRKDTETLVNSEGMDKTGDHIIDNAEECNARSSSLYGMEVLENELVDFENNSSLWLPPEAEDEEDDHDGAPCDDDEGEDATGEWGYLRSNSFSSGHCRSRDKSAEEHKKAMKDIVDGHFRALVAQLLQAEKIELGDKIGNESWLDIVTSLSWEAASLLRPDTSKGGRMDPGGYVKVKCLACGRPSDSYKKKGSPVHVAPACTGSREGSDHFGSIVRSLSLHFCKRLFPGLEPVTSWSQGSSFTTAPRQQLFNLVVRGVVCKKNVAHRRMSTKKENPRILILGGALEYQRVSNLLSSFDTLLQQETDYLKMAVVKIKAHQPSVVLVEKSVSRYAQDLFLEKNISLVLNIKRPLLERISRCTGAQIVPSIDYLSSQKLGNCDLFHVEKYVEEHGTAGEGGKKMLKTLMFFEGCPKPLGFTILLKGANGDELKKVKHVVQYGVFAAYHLALETSFLVDEGATLPELPLKSPIIVALPDKPSSADRSISKIPILQMPTISSPNNNLQAFDIQKDDFTSNGFRMMDQMAAASFPDNKCWKRLGVGSTQASSVQINDQIGDIDCLLGMDPQSYNDPLVQQSRISFCQCPACTRDVDSKMKFEELQPETNGLSVLPAHPANLVAAESDLSFAHNANNGAKVAAKPFAPLNLQVSYNNGSSNDSSIVKRDEIPASPADNQSILVSLSSRCVWKEAICERPHLLRIKYYGNFDKPLGRFLRDELFDQSNCCLSCELAPEAHVYCYVHPQGSLTISVRKLIVKLPGEHDGKIWMWHRCLRCPHDKGLPPATKRVVMSDAAWGLSFGKFLELSFSNHAAASRVASCGHSLHRDCLRFYGFGEMVACFRYASIKVHSVYLPPPKLDFTSQHQEWVEQEANEVVDSAELLFTEVLNALHQISEKRPITGSFDGNMKILELRQNIVELEDILQAEKESLKNLLKKEIRKGQLFIDILEVNKLRRQLLFLCYLWDQRLSFIATSGGKYCAALGSLRVGSNNSEINDRSADTNTNTKLEKNSKGTDSNALHAGDEGTNQHDQSNETCSRNTEELNGAEDTIVEINHANSANVRDHLDHQGSIIGIRRVSSEGQFPVATDISDKLDAKWRGEDGPAPDASLVKPLALLEGTAADVKKQAKAVPHHTSASVRSGDTVEDLLSCLKMPYMTFYNSLNTNSGTAPTFGTLAGYNPVYISLFRDLSQQGGARLFLPTGANDVVIPVFDDEPTSIISYALVSPVYYFQMSVESNQNKDSADSTLSLPVYDSGNFNLFHLFEDFGSSDDFAASISSSRGSFAPDLLHSRVSFQDGGPLGKVKYTVTCYYAKSFEELRRFCCPSELDYLRSISRCKKWGAQGGKSNVFFAKSLDDRFIIKQVTKTELESFLQFGPDYFKYLSESISTGSPTCLAKILGIYQVTIKHLKGGKESKMDLLVMENLLFGRNITRLYDLKGSSRSRYNADSSSNKVLLDQNLIEAMPTSPIFVGNKAKRLLERAVWNDTSFLAGIDVMDYSLLVGVDEEKHELVLGIIDFMRQYTWDKHLETWVKSSGILGGPKNAAPTVVSPMQYKKRFRKAMSAYFIVIPEQWMPAIINPNPSSNICEDDSQNALPE
- the LOC125520364 gene encoding 1-phosphatidylinositol-3-phosphate 5-kinase FAB1B-like isoform X5, whose protein sequence is MGSSEGRLVELLGAVKSRMPRRGEHSPPPAPKAAAAADVPQAQPHDLSRDFWMPDQSCRVCYDCDAQFTILNRRHHCRHCGRVFCARCTANSVPRSLGDAAREDIERIRVCNYCFKRWLEEEAAARRDVAQPSSPSPSATSAGSEKSCSTGRSSTVTNGQLLSYANASCTHSASRSVSSEGNCGELDASLELQHAVMEPDGAVEHAAYVDNSPDPFNFCLNRSDDEDDDYTIFRSDSEVHHLQNSDEYNGPMCFDDHQVVCNDAAKDSASPRKDTETLVNSEGMDKTGDHIIDNAEECNARSSSLYGMEVLENELVDFENNSSLWLPPEAEDEEDDHDGAPCDDDEGEDATGEWGYLRSNSFSSGHCRSRDKSAEEHKKAMKDIVDGHFRALVAQLLQAEKIELGDKIGNESWLDIVTSLSWEAASLLRPDTSKGGRMDPGGYVKVKCLACGRPSDSYKKKGSPVHVAPACTGSREGSDHFGSIVRSLSLHFCKRLFPGLEPVTSWSQGSSFTTAPRQQLFNLVVRGVVCKKNVAHRRMSTKKENPRILILGGALEYQRVSNLLSSFDTLLQQETDYLKMAVVKIKAHQPSVVLVEKSVSRYAQDLFLEKNISLVLNIKRPLLERISRCTGAQIVPSIDYLSSQKLGNCDLFHVEKYVEEHGTAGEGGKKMLKTLMFFEGCPKPLGFTILLKGANGDELKKVKHVVQYGVFAAYHLALETSFLVDEGATLPELPLKSPIIVALPDKPSSADRSISKIPILQMPTISSPNNNLQAFDIQKDDFTSNGFRMMDQMAAASFPDNKCWKRLGVGSTQASSVQINDQIGDIDCLLGMDPQSYNDPLVQQSRISFCQCPACTRDVDSKMKFEELQPETNGLSVLPAHPANLVAAESDLSFAHNANNGAKVAAKPFAPLNLQVSYNNGSSNDSSIVKRDEIPASPADNQSILVSLSSRCVWKEAICERPHLLRIKYYGNFDKPLGRFLRDELFDQSNCCLSCELAPEAHVYCYVHPQGSLTISVRKLIVKLPGEHDGKIWMWHRCLRCPHDKGLPPATKRVVMSDAAWGLSFGKFLELSFSNHAAASRVASCGHSLHRDCLRFYGFGEMVACFRYASIKVHSVYLPPPKLDFTSQHQEWVEQEANEVVDSAELLFTEVLNALHQISEKRPITGSFDGNMKILELRQNIVELEDILQAEKVDFTESLKNLLKKEIRKGQLFIDILEVNKLRRQLLFLCYLWDQRLSFIATSGGKYCAALGSLRVGSNNSEINDRSADTNTNTKLEKNSKGTDSNALHAGDEGTNQHDQSNETCSRNTEELNGAEDTIVEINHANSANVRDHLDHQGSIIGIRRVSSEGQFPVATDISDKLDAKWRGEDGPAPDASLVKPLALLEGTAADVKKQAKAVPHHTSASVRSGDTVEDLLSCLKMPYMTFYNSLNTNSGTAPTFGTLAGYNPVYISLFRDLSQQGGARLFLPTGANDVVIPVFDDEPTSIISYALVSPVYYFQMSVESNQNKDSADSTLSLPVYDSGNFNLFHLFEDFGSSDDFAASISSSRGSFAPDLLHSRVSFQDGGPLGKVKYTVTCYYAKSFEELRRFCCPSELDYLRSISRCKKWGAQGGKSNVFFAKSLDDRFIIKQVTKTELESFLQFGPDYFKYLSESISTGSPTCLAKILGIYQGGK
- the LOC125520364 gene encoding 1-phosphatidylinositol-3-phosphate 5-kinase FAB1B-like isoform X1, which encodes MGSSEGRLVELLGAVKSRMPRRGEHSPPPAPKAAAAADVPQAQPHDLSRDFWMPDQSCRVCYDCDAQFTILNRRHHCRHCGRVFCARCTANSVPRSLGDAAREDIERIRVCNYCFKRWLEEEAAARRDVAQPSSPSPSATSAGSEKSCSTGRSSTVTNGQLLSYANASCTHSASRSVSSEGNCGELDASLELQHAVMEPDGAVEHAAYVDNSPDPFNFCLNRSDDEDDDYTIFRSDSEVHHLQNSDEYNGPMCFDDHQVVCNDAAKDSASPRKDTETLVNSEGMDKTGDHIIDNAEECNARSSSLYGMEVLENELVDFENNSSLWLPPEAEDEEDDHDGAPCDDDEGEDATGEWGYLRSNSFSSGHCRSRDKSAEEHKKAMKDIVDGHFRALVAQLLQAEKIELGDKIGNESWLDIVTSLSWEAASLLRPDTSKGGRMDPGGYVKVKCLACGRPSDSYKKKGSPVHVAPACTGSREGSDHFGSIVRSLSLHFCKRLFPGLEPVTSWSQGSSFTTAPRQQLFNLVVRGVVCKKNVAHRRMSTKKENPRILILGGALEYQRVSNLLSSFDTLLQQETDYLKMAVVKIKAHQPSVVLVEKSVSRYAQDLFLEKNISLVLNIKRPLLERISRCTGAQIVPSIDYLSSQKLGNCDLFHVEKYVEEHGTAGEGGKKMLKTLMFFEGCPKPLGFTILLKGANGDELKKVKHVVQYGVFAAYHLALETSFLVDEGATLPELPLKSPIIVALPDKPSSADRSISKIPILQMPTISSPNNNLQAFDIQKDDFTSNGFRMMDQMAAASFPDNKCWKRLGVGSTQASSVQINDQIGDIDCLLGMDPQSYNDPLVQQSRISFCQCPACTRDVDSKMKFEELQPETNGLSVLPAHPANLVAAESDLSFAHNANNGAKVAAKPFAPLNLQVSYNNGSSNDSSIVKRDEIPASPADNQSILVSLSSRCVWKEAICERPHLLRIKYYGNFDKPLGRFLRDELFDQSNCCLSCELAPEAHVYCYVHPQGSLTISVRKLIVKLPGEHDGKIWMWHRCLRCPHDKGLPPATKRVVMSDAAWGLSFGKFLELSFSNHAAASRVASCGHSLHRDCLRFYGFGEMVACFRYASIKVHSVYLPPPKLDFTSQHQEWVEQEANEVVDSAELLFTEVLNALHQISEKRPITGSFDGNMKILELRQNIVELEDILQAEKVDFTESLKNLLKKEIRKGQLFIDILEVNKLRRQLLFLCYLWDQRLSFIATSGGKYCAALGSLRVGSNNSEINDRSADTNTNTKLEKNSKGTDSNALHAGDEGTNQHDQSNETCSRNTEELNGAEDTIVEINHANSANVRDHLDHQGSIIGIRRVSSEGQFPVATDISDKLDAKWRGEDGPAPDASLVKPLALLEGTAADVKKQAKAVPHHTSASVRSGDTVEDLLSCLKMPYMTFYNSLNTNSGTAPTFGTLAGYNPVYISLFRDLSQQGGARLFLPTGANDVVIPVFDDEPTSIISYALVSPVYYFQMSVESNQNKDSADSTLSLPVYDSGNFNLFHLFEDFGSSDDFAASISSSRGSFAPDLLHSRVSFQDGGPLGKVKYTVTCYYAKSFEELRRFCCPSELDYLRSISRCKKWGAQGGKSNVFFAKSLDDRFIIKQVTKTELESFLQFGPDYFKYLSESISTGSPTCLAKILGIYQVTIKHLKGGKESKMDLLVMENLLFGRNITRLYDLKGSSRSRYNADSSSNKVLLDQNLIEAMPTSPIFVGNKAKRLLERAVWNDTSFLAGIDVMDYSLLVGVDEEKHELVLGIIDFMRQYTWDKHLETWVKSSGILGGPKNAAPTVVSPMQYKKRFRKAMSAYFIVIPEQWMPAIINPNPSSNICEDDSQNALPE
- the LOC125520364 gene encoding 1-phosphatidylinositol-3-phosphate 5-kinase FAB1B-like isoform X4 encodes the protein MGSSEGRLVELLGAVKSRMPRRGEHSPPPAPKAAAAADVPQAQPHDLSRDFWMPDQSCRVCYDCDAQFTILNRRHHCRHCGRVFCARCTANSVPRSLGDAAREDIERIRVCNYCFKRWLEEEAAARRDVAQPSSPSPSATSAGSEKSCSTGRSSTVTNGQLLSYANASCTHSASRSVSSEGNCGELDASLELQHAVMEPDGAVEHAAYVDNSPDPFNFCLNRSDDEDDDYTIFRSDSEVHHLQNSDEYNGPMCFDDHQVVCNDAAKDSASPRKDTETLVNSEGMDKTGDHIIDNAEECNARSSSLYGMEVLENELVDFENNSSLWLPPEAEDEEDDHDGAPCDDDEGEDATGEWGYLRSNSFSSGHCRSRDKSAEEHKKAMKDIVDGHFRALVAQLLQAEKIELGDKIGNESWLDIVTSLSWEAASLLRPDTSKGGRMDPGGYVKVKCLACGRPSDSLVVRGVVCKKNVAHRRMSTKKENPRILILGGALEYQRVSNLLSSFDTLLQQETDYLKMAVVKIKAHQPSVVLVEKSVSRYAQDLFLEKNISLVLNIKRPLLERISRCTGAQIVPSIDYLSSQKLGNCDLFHVEKYVEEHGTAGEGGKKMLKTLMFFEGCPKPLGFTILLKGANGDELKKVKHVVQYGVFAAYHLALETSFLVDEGATLPELPLKSPIIVALPDKPSSADRSISKIPILQMPTISSPNNNLQAFDIQKDDFTSNGFRMMDQMAAASFPDNKCWKRLGVGSTQASSVQINDQIGDIDCLLGMDPQSYNDPLVQQSRISFCQCPACTRDVDSKMKFEELQPETNGLSVLPAHPANLVAAESDLSFAHNANNGAKVAAKPFAPLNLQVSYNNGSSNDSSIVKRDEIPASPADNQSILVSLSSRCVWKEAICERPHLLRIKYYGNFDKPLGRFLRDELFDQSNCCLSCELAPEAHVYCYVHPQGSLTISVRKLIVKLPGEHDGKIWMWHRCLRCPHDKGLPPATKRVVMSDAAWGLSFGKFLELSFSNHAAASRVASCGHSLHRDCLRFYGFGEMVACFRYASIKVHSVYLPPPKLDFTSQHQEWVEQEANEVVDSAELLFTEVLNALHQISEKRPITGSFDGNMKILELRQNIVELEDILQAEKVDFTESLKNLLKKEIRKGQLFIDILEVNKLRRQLLFLCYLWDQRLSFIATSGGKYCAALGSLRVGSNNSEINDRSADTNTNTKLEKNSKGTDSNALHAGDEGTNQHDQSNETCSRNTEELNGAEDTIVEINHANSANVRDHLDHQGSIIGIRRVSSEGQFPVATDISDKLDAKWRGEDGPAPDASLVKPLALLEGTAADVKKQAKAVPHHTSASVRSGDTVEDLLSCLKMPYMTFYNSLNTNSGTAPTFGTLAGYNPVYISLFRDLSQQGGARLFLPTGANDVVIPVFDDEPTSIISYALVSPVYYFQMSVESNQNKDSADSTLSLPVYDSGNFNLFHLFEDFGSSDDFAASISSSRGSFAPDLLHSRVSFQDGGPLGKVKYTVTCYYAKSFEELRRFCCPSELDYLRSISRCKKWGAQGGKSNVFFAKSLDDRFIIKQVTKTELESFLQFGPDYFKYLSESISTGSPTCLAKILGIYQVTIKHLKGGKESKMDLLVMENLLFGRNITRLYDLKGSSRSRYNADSSSNKVLLDQNLIEAMPTSPIFVGNKAKRLLERAVWNDTSFLAGIDVMDYSLLVGVDEEKHELVLGIIDFMRQYTWDKHLETWVKSSGILGGPKNAAPTVVSPMQYKKRFRKAMSAYFIVIPEQWMPAIINPNPSSNICEDDSQNALPE